CACGTTCCACATGATCGGAGAAGTTGGTCACAAAGACCATGCAAAAGAAATTCCGATCGCCGAATGGATTAAGGAAACGCAAGCGCTGCTTGATGCGGGTTGCGAATACGTGATTACTGAAGGAAGAGGGTCGGGAACGGCAGGGATTTACGGAAAAGACGGTCAAGTGAAGATGGATATCGTTACCCAATTGACGAATGCCGTAGAGATATCCCGCATGATTTTTGAAGCACCGACCGCCAAACAGCAAATGTTCTTCATCAACCGATTCGGGACAAACGTGAACCTCGGAAACGTCGATGTGCGATCGGCACTCTTGTTGGAAACGCAACGACGAGGTTTGCGAAGCGAGACGTTCTTTCTTGAGGAAGAATCGTGCAAGCCGTCCTGATTCGCCATTTGCCGACCGCATGGAACAGAGCGGGACGGCTGCAAGGCAGGCGGGACGAACCGGTTGAGAAGGGAGCTGTTCAGGCAGAATGCGGCAAGATCGCCGAACAAAAGCGGACGCTTGCGACGTTAGGTCCGTTTGATAAAATTATTGTGAGCTCATTGCGACGGACACGGCAAACCGCGGAAGTTTACGGGTATTCCGATCCGGTTGTGGAACCGCTCTTAGACGAACTGGATTTCGGGCCGTTCGAAGGAAAACGAAAAAGCGAACTGATCGAGGCATACGGCGAACGTTGGCTGCACCAGCCGCGGTCGCTCGTTCTCGGCGAGCCGCTCATCGATTTTGAACGCCGGGTGATCCGGGTGCTTCGCCGCCATGCGGGAGTCGATCGCCTGTTGCTGTTCGGTCACGGATCATGGATTCGGGCCTGCTTATCGATTCAACAATACGGAGATGTAAACAAAATGAACGAGATCCGGCTGAAAAACAACGAACTCGTGCATCTCCCTTCCATAACCACCGGAATGAAAGGAGGCTCCGTCATTGAAGGGCCGTATAACGTATGAGACGTGGGATGAAGAAGCCGTCGGCGCGATCGGCGGCCAATGGAAAGACAGCGTCGACGTGCTCGATTGGAGTTATCGGGAATTCGGAGACGACATTGTTTACGCATGTAGTTTCGGAGCCGAGGGCGTAGTGTTAACGGATTTGATCAGCCAAGTTCGCCCCGATGCCGAAATCGTGTTCTTGGATACAGGATTGCACTTTAAAGAAACGTATGAGCTGATTGAAAACGTGAAAGACCGCTACCCGACATTAAACATTCGCTTAAAGAAGCCGAATTTGTCGCTGGCGGCGCAAGCTGAGCAATACGGCGACCAGCTTTGGAAGCGCGATGCCAATCTTTGCTGCCATTTGCGCAAAATCAAGCCGTTGACAGAAGTGTTGCAAGGCAAAAAGGCTTGGATTTCCGGAGTGCGACGCGAGCAATCGCCGCACCGGGAACAACTCGATTTCATCAACAAGGACGACAAGTTCAAACTCATAAAAATTTGCCCGCTCATTCACTGGACTTGGGAAGGCGTCTGGCAATACATTCGAAGCCGCGACTTGCCGTACAATGAACTGCACGACCGGGGCTATCCAAGCATCGGCTGCATGCCATGCACGATGCCGGCATCCTACGACCGCGATTTGCGTTCCGGACGCTGGGCCGGCATGGAGAAAACCGAATGCGGGTTGCATCAATGAATGCCGTCGCGCATCATTTGGCACAAAAACGAGGTGAAAATCCTCGTTTTTTAATATTCTTGAAAGTGGACAAATACATATGGAAGTGAAACCTTATTTCATGCCAGAGAGGTCTTTCGATGAAAGAATTCGCGGAAACGCCCGAAATTTTCACAAGAATGGGTTGGATTACGTGCGGCGGCATGCTTCAAGGCATGTCGATGGCGCTTTTCCTATTCCCGCATCACATCCCGTCCGGCGGCGCAGCCGGACTCGCCATTCTCTTGAACCATTTCCTGCACTTGCCGCTCGGCATCGCACTTTGGTTCGTCAACTTCTCGATGCTTTTGTTTGCCATCCATTGGTTCGGCATCCCGTGGACGTTGCGCACGATGTACGCCGTCACCGTGACGTCGCTCACCATCGGTTTTTTTGACCGATTTACGGACATGCCCCACGTTCATCTCGGAATCGATTTGCTCGCCGGCAGCATTTTATTCGGCCTCGGCGTCGGCCTCATGATCAAATACGGGGCCTCCAGCGGCGGCATGGTCATCCCCGCCCTCGCAATCGCCGCCTACCGCCGCGAGCCTCCCGGCCGCACGATGTTCTGGATGAACCTCGGCGTGTTCTTGCTCACGGCTACGGTCATCGACTTCAAAATCGTCTTATTCGCCGTCACTTGCGAATGGGCTTCCACGAAGATCATCGACGGAGTCAACGCCCCTTGACCGCCTACTCTCTTTCCCCAAGCGAATACAGCAGCTGCTCGCTTTCTTCCACGAGCCCTTGAATGTCGCGCAGCTGCTTGCGCGCGGCTTCCACTTCTTCTTCGTTGCGTGCTTCTTTCACGCGCTTCGCGGCTTCTTTTATTAGCCGCTCCGCCTTCAGCGCCTTTTCATACGATTTTTCCAAATCCACGATCGTCATCCTTTCCTGCGGCTTTGCCCGGTTTTTCGTTAGTTTCCGCCGTTCGCGCGCAACTATGCGTTCGGCGTCCTTTAATTGCCAATATGAATTTCGGTCATTTGACTCACAATAACGTTGAAAGGAGGGACACGCATGTATGGCTAGCTGTTTCAGGTTATGCCTCATTTCCGTCTGGCGTTGGATCGACCCGATCTATTTTGCTTGCACACGGCTGTCCTATTTGGCCCAAGACGACGGGGATCCGGTATTTCGAGTCAGGTTGGCAAAATACAAAGGACCGGACAGAACTTTGACCGACGGCGTAAAAATTCGCCGCAACGACCTGCTCGTGAAAATTCATCTTCATAATGCCAAGCTGCTTCGGGAACTGTGCGCCAACGGAAACGATCTCATGAAAGGGCGCCTGTTGTACCAGCGTATCCTTCAGGCCATGCCCTATCTCGCTTCGCACGTCTCCCGTCACAAAAAAAGCGACAAAATCAAAGGAATCATCGGCGTCACGCTTTTAAGCCGCTCATCCGACCGGCTCGGCTTCGATTCCT
This region of Bacillales bacterium genomic DNA includes:
- a CDS encoding phosphosulfolactate synthase, which codes for MNFLSLPERTEKPRTFGLTSVVDFGVPIGELELLLHDHHSFIDIVKIGIGTAYVTPSLDDKLTLYKEYDIIPYFGGTLFEKSYAKGVLPEYIEYLKAHGIEWMEISNGVLDIPLEERLQLIEELKNTFHMIGEVGHKDHAKEIPIAEWIKETQALLDAGCEYVITEGRGSGTAGIYGKDGQVKMDIVTQLTNAVEISRMIFEAPTAKQQMFFINRFGTNVNLGNVDVRSALLLETQRRGLRSETFFLEEESCKPS
- a CDS encoding histidine phosphatase family protein: MQAVLIRHLPTAWNRAGRLQGRRDEPVEKGAVQAECGKIAEQKRTLATLGPFDKIIVSSLRRTRQTAEVYGYSDPVVEPLLDELDFGPFEGKRKSELIEAYGERWLHQPRSLVLGEPLIDFERRVIRVLRRHAGVDRLLLFGHGSWIRACLSIQQYGDVNKMNEIRLKNNELVHLPSITTGMKGGSVIEGPYNV
- a CDS encoding phosphoadenylyl-sulfate reductase; this encodes MTYETWDEEAVGAIGGQWKDSVDVLDWSYREFGDDIVYACSFGAEGVVLTDLISQVRPDAEIVFLDTGLHFKETYELIENVKDRYPTLNIRLKKPNLSLAAQAEQYGDQLWKRDANLCCHLRKIKPLTEVLQGKKAWISGVRREQSPHREQLDFINKDDKFKLIKICPLIHWTWEGVWQYIRSRDLPYNELHDRGYPSIGCMPCTMPASYDRDLRSGRWAGMEKTECGLHQ
- a CDS encoding YitT family protein: MKEFAETPEIFTRMGWITCGGMLQGMSMALFLFPHHIPSGGAAGLAILLNHFLHLPLGIALWFVNFSMLLFAIHWFGIPWTLRTMYAVTVTSLTIGFFDRFTDMPHVHLGIDLLAGSILFGLGVGLMIKYGASSGGMVIPALAIAAYRREPPGRTMFWMNLGVFLLTATVIDFKIVLFAVTCEWASTKIIDGVNAP